A DNA window from Tenuifilaceae bacterium CYCD contains the following coding sequences:
- a CDS encoding prevent-host-death protein, with protein sequence MKTTIKLIAKLFIYLALYAFSLVSFKIANSQNLTQVIKGNIVDVETQTMLPGATVVVLGTNPTLGTSTDISGNYRIENAPLGRYSIQVAFVGYEQVVIPEVLITSSKEVVLNVGLKQSINHIQEVVVKAHTRKDKPMNPMATISAKSFTVEETRRYAGGLDDPARMVSAFAGVTVGNIQDNAIIIRGNSPKGVSWRLEGVEIPNPNHFAGGNVAGGGVVTVFSSQLLANSDFFTGAFPAEYGNALAGVFDMKLRSGNSEKRESTFQAGLMGIDFASEGPFVKGGKSSYLFNYRYSTLDIMSKMGLIPSEQIPRYQDLSFKLNFPTSKAGTFSIWGVGAIDNNSEPEDKDSIKWESDWDRISYDWDLSMGAAGITHKILLGKQSYLNSSITASGTVNTMYGERYDDLLALRPNWDFTDKSGRIGVNTFFNHKFSAKHTVRTGVNFSRILYNIDLSSTINDKPETFQNFANQKGSSNYAEFYIQSKYSVTQNLTVNAGVNFNYFELNGNYSIDPRFSLKWDFFQNQSVSFGYGKHSQLEELKIYLIKKEVGGEDFFPNKNLELSKAHHFILAYDWLINSNLRLKVEPYYQYLYDVPGIADSSYSLINFKQDWSFMNALENNSVGRNIGVDITFERFLNNNYYYLVTASIFDSKYKGDDNVWRDTRYDKGFAMNILFGKEFMLSKNRMMGVNIRANIMGGERYSPVNYAQSMQDRMIVYDESRAFEKQNPTIYNMDISITYRVNKSRYSGVWALQVKNVLGSPMEEGYMYNYRTNRIEKSSSVVMLPVLSYKVEF encoded by the coding sequence ATGAAAACAACCATTAAACTTATCGCAAAACTCTTTATTTATCTGGCGCTTTACGCGTTTAGTTTAGTATCATTTAAAATTGCAAACTCCCAAAATTTAACCCAAGTTATAAAGGGTAATATTGTAGATGTTGAAACGCAAACCATGCTTCCAGGAGCAACAGTGGTGGTACTTGGTACCAATCCAACATTAGGAACATCAACCGATATTAGTGGTAACTACCGAATAGAAAATGCGCCACTTGGCCGTTACAGTATTCAAGTTGCCTTTGTGGGTTACGAGCAAGTTGTAATCCCCGAAGTGCTTATTACATCGAGCAAGGAGGTTGTGCTTAATGTTGGTCTTAAGCAGAGCATCAACCATATTCAGGAGGTGGTGGTAAAGGCCCATACACGTAAGGATAAGCCAATGAACCCAATGGCAACAATCAGCGCAAAGTCGTTTACTGTTGAGGAAACCCGCCGATACGCTGGCGGTTTGGACGATCCTGCTCGAATGGTATCGGCATTTGCGGGTGTTACCGTTGGAAACATTCAGGATAATGCCATTATTATTCGAGGAAACTCTCCAAAGGGCGTTTCGTGGCGATTGGAGGGGGTTGAGATTCCTAACCCAAATCACTTTGCAGGCGGAAATGTTGCTGGGGGCGGTGTGGTAACTGTTTTCAGCAGTCAACTCTTGGCCAACTCCGATTTCTTTACAGGTGCCTTTCCTGCTGAATATGGTAACGCGCTTGCAGGGGTGTTTGACATGAAACTGCGAAGCGGTAATAGCGAAAAGCGCGAGAGTACGTTTCAGGCAGGGCTTATGGGAATTGATTTTGCCTCGGAAGGACCCTTTGTGAAAGGGGGGAAATCGAGCTACCTCTTCAATTACCGATACTCAACCCTCGATATAATGAGCAAAATGGGTCTTATACCCTCCGAGCAAATACCTCGATATCAGGATTTGTCATTTAAGTTAAATTTTCCTACCAGCAAGGCGGGAACATTTTCGATATGGGGCGTTGGAGCAATTGATAACAATAGCGAGCCCGAGGATAAGGATTCTATTAAATGGGAAAGCGATTGGGATAGAATATCCTACGATTGGGATTTAAGCATGGGTGCTGCAGGTATTACCCACAAAATTTTGTTGGGAAAGCAATCGTATCTAAACTCATCTATTACGGCGTCGGGAACAGTTAACACTATGTACGGAGAACGATACGATGACTTGCTTGCACTTCGTCCAAATTGGGACTTTACCGATAAGTCGGGTAGGATAGGGGTAAACACTTTCTTCAACCATAAATTCAGCGCAAAGCACACCGTTAGAACAGGAGTAAACTTTAGTAGAATACTGTATAATATCGATTTAAGTAGCACTATTAACGATAAACCCGAAACCTTCCAGAATTTTGCAAATCAAAAAGGAAGTAGCAATTATGCTGAGTTCTATATACAGTCGAAGTACAGTGTAACGCAAAATTTAACTGTCAACGCAGGCGTTAACTTTAACTATTTTGAATTGAATGGAAACTACTCCATTGATCCCCGATTCAGCCTAAAATGGGATTTTTTCCAAAACCAATCGGTTTCGTTTGGCTATGGAAAACATAGCCAGTTGGAGGAATTAAAAATTTACCTTATAAAAAAAGAAGTCGGTGGAGAAGATTTTTTCCCCAACAAAAACCTAGAATTATCAAAAGCACATCACTTTATACTTGCTTACGATTGGTTAATCAACAGCAACTTAAGGTTGAAGGTAGAACCTTACTATCAATACCTATATGATGTTCCAGGAATTGCCGATAGTTCCTACTCTTTAATCAACTTTAAGCAGGACTGGTCGTTTATGAATGCCTTGGAGAACAACAGTGTTGGCAGAAACATTGGAGTTGACATAACCTTTGAGCGGTTCTTGAATAACAATTACTACTATTTGGTTACGGCATCAATATTTGATTCCAAGTACAAAGGCGACGATAATGTGTGGCGCGATACCCGGTACGACAAGGGTTTTGCGATGAACATACTATTTGGAAAGGAATTTATGCTAAGCAAAAACAGAATGATGGGTGTAAACATAAGGGCAAATATAATGGGAGGGGAGCGCTATAGTCCTGTAAACTATGCACAATCAATGCAAGATAGGATGATAGTTTACGATGAATCCCGCGCGTTTGAAAAGCAAAATCCAACAATCTACAATATGGATATTTCCATAACCTACAGGGTCAATAAAAGCAGATATTCTGGGGTTTGGGCGCTGCAGGTAAAGAATGTGCTAGGATCGCCAATGGAAGAGGGTTATATGTATAACTATAGAACCAATAGGATTGAGAAATCATCATCAGTGGTGATGCTTCCTGTGCTTAGCTATAAGGTGGAGTTTTAA